One segment of Dolichospermum sp. DET69 DNA contains the following:
- the gyrA gene encoding DNA gyrase subunit A: protein MTTSQERIIPTDLRGEMSRSYLEYAMSVIVGRALPDARDGLKPVHRRILYAMHELGLLHDRPFRKCARVVGDVLGKYHPHGDTSIYDALVRMAQDFSMRSPLISGHGNFGSVDNDPPAAMRYTECRLHALTSVALLQDIEAETVDFADNFDGSQQEPTVLPSRIPQLLLNGSSGIAVGMATNIPPHNLGELIDGLVALIHNPEITDLQLMQHIHGPDFPTGAQILGVSGIKDAYTTGRGSITMRGVANIETLQQRNRPDKEAIIITELPYQTNKAALIEKIAELVNDKRIDGISDIRDESDRDGMRIVIELKRDAYPRVVLNNLYKQTPLQSNFGANMLALVNSEPQTLRLKQFLSVFLDFRILSIERRTRYELRKAQERDHLLQGLLIALSRLDSIIVLIRHAPDAPTAKGELITTYGLSEVQADAILQMQLRRLTALEADKIRLEHDDLQVKITDLLDILANRERVLEIIQTEISQIKTSFATPRRTVITHGEGDIDDIDLIANEKAIILVTEQGYIKRMPVNTFESQSRATRGKAGAKVKDDDTIEHFLTCCDHDSILFFSDRGVVYCLRAYQIPVSSRTSRGTPIVQMLPIPKEEKITSIVPVDEFSSEEYLVMLTKGGNIKKTVLEAFSHIRANGLIAISLEEGDQLRWVRRARVEDSIIIGSRQGMAIHFRCTHSQLRPLGRATRGVKSMKLKGKDELIGMDILPAAILDTLDIVIEGEIEETAELEETTEIVETAEIAETAELEETTEIVETAEIAEIENAEEIVEVGNANSTGPWVLVITMAGYGKRVPVSQFRLQNRAGQGLMATKFKNRKTKDKLATLRIVNSDEEIMMATNRGIIIRQAVNAISIQSRSATGVRVQRLDEDDAITGVAIVPPDTGDNGELEEAEG, encoded by the coding sequence ATGACAACCTCACAGGAGAGGATTATCCCGACGGATTTGCGAGGTGAAATGTCGCGATCTTATCTAGAATACGCCATGAGCGTCATTGTAGGTCGGGCGCTGCCAGATGCTAGGGATGGTCTTAAACCTGTGCATCGTCGCATCCTCTATGCCATGCACGAACTGGGTTTACTACATGATCGCCCCTTTAGAAAGTGCGCCCGTGTAGTCGGGGACGTATTGGGTAAATATCACCCTCACGGTGACACGTCAATATATGATGCTTTGGTGCGGATGGCGCAGGATTTCTCCATGCGATCACCTCTCATCAGTGGACATGGTAACTTTGGTTCAGTAGACAATGATCCGCCGGCGGCAATGCGGTACACAGAATGTCGTCTACACGCCCTAACCAGTGTAGCCCTCCTCCAAGATATTGAAGCCGAAACCGTAGACTTTGCCGATAACTTCGATGGTTCTCAACAAGAACCCACAGTTTTACCTTCCCGCATTCCCCAACTTCTCCTGAATGGTTCTTCAGGAATTGCAGTGGGAATGGCCACAAATATTCCTCCTCACAACTTGGGAGAATTGATTGATGGGTTAGTGGCCCTGATTCACAATCCCGAAATAACTGATCTTCAGTTAATGCAGCATATTCACGGACCCGACTTCCCAACTGGGGCGCAGATTTTGGGAGTCAGTGGCATTAAAGATGCTTACACCACTGGACGGGGTTCCATTACCATGCGCGGTGTTGCCAATATTGAAACCCTTCAACAACGCAACCGTCCAGACAAGGAAGCAATTATCATCACCGAATTGCCTTACCAAACCAACAAAGCGGCCTTAATTGAAAAAATTGCCGAGTTGGTGAATGATAAACGCATTGATGGTATTTCCGATATTCGGGACGAGAGCGATCGCGACGGCATGAGAATCGTTATAGAATTAAAACGTGATGCCTATCCCCGGGTCGTTTTAAACAACCTTTATAAACAAACCCCTTTACAGTCTAACTTTGGGGCGAATATGTTGGCATTAGTCAACAGTGAACCCCAAACCCTCCGTCTCAAACAATTCCTCAGTGTTTTCCTAGATTTCCGTATTCTCTCCATTGAACGCCGGACTCGCTACGAACTTCGCAAGGCACAGGAACGAGATCACCTCTTACAGGGATTATTAATTGCCCTATCACGATTAGATTCAATTATTGTTTTAATTCGTCATGCACCAGATGCACCCACAGCCAAAGGTGAGTTAATTACCACCTATGGACTGTCGGAAGTGCAAGCAGACGCAATTCTGCAAATGCAGCTACGCCGATTAACGGCCTTAGAAGCCGATAAAATTCGCCTCGAACATGACGACTTACAAGTTAAAATTACCGACTTATTGGATATTTTAGCTAACCGGGAACGGGTGCTAGAAATCATTCAAACCGAAATCAGCCAAATCAAAACCAGCTTTGCCACACCCCGACGCACAGTAATTACCCATGGGGAAGGAGACATAGATGATATTGACTTAATTGCCAATGAAAAAGCAATTATTCTGGTCACTGAACAAGGTTACATCAAACGGATGCCCGTTAACACCTTTGAATCCCAAAGCCGGGCTACTAGAGGCAAAGCCGGGGCTAAAGTCAAAGATGATGATACCATTGAGCATTTCCTAACCTGCTGTGATCACGATAGTATCTTATTCTTTAGCGATCGCGGAGTCGTTTACTGTCTCAGAGCATATCAAATTCCCGTGAGTTCTCGCACCAGTCGCGGCACACCGATTGTGCAAATGTTGCCTATTCCCAAAGAAGAGAAAATTACTTCCATTGTCCCCGTAGACGAATTTAGCAGCGAGGAATATCTCGTTATGCTCACCAAAGGCGGTAACATCAAAAAAACCGTCTTAGAAGCATTTAGCCATATTCGCGCCAACGGATTAATTGCCATATCTTTAGAAGAAGGCGACCAACTGCGCTGGGTGAGAAGAGCTAGAGTAGAAGACAGCATCATCATTGGTTCTCGTCAAGGTATGGCCATTCACTTCCGCTGTACTCACTCCCAACTGCGTCCCCTGGGTAGAGCAACTCGTGGTGTGAAATCCATGAAACTCAAGGGTAAAGATGAACTCATAGGCATGGATATCTTGCCTGCGGCTATTCTCGATACCTTGGATATTGTCATAGAAGGGGAAATAGAAGAAACCGCAGAACTTGAAGAAACCACAGAAATTGTAGAAACCGCAGAAATTGCGGAAACCGCAGAACTTGAAGAAACCACAGAAATCGTAGAAACCGCAGAAATTGCGGAAATCGAAAATGCCGAAGAAATCGTTGAAGTCGGCAATGCCAACAGTACGGGACCTTGGGTATTAGTCATTACAATGGCTGGTTATGGTAAACGTGTTCCTGTTTCCCAATTCCGACTGCAAAACCGTGCCGGTCAAGGTTTAATGGCTACCAAATTCAAAAACCGCAAGACCAAAGACAAATTAGCCACCTTGCGAATTGTCAACAGCGACGAAGAAATCATGATGGCCACCAATCGCGGTATCATTATTCGTCAAGCGGTGAATGCAATTTCTATCCAATCAAGATCAGCCACTGGAGTCAGAGTCCAACGTCTAGACGAAGATGATGCCATTACCGGAGTGGCAATTGTTCCCCCTGACACAGGTGATAATGGTGAACTAGAAGAAGCAGAGGGGTAA
- the tatC gene encoding twin-arginine translocase subunit TatC → MTSSQDVDTINSPDLDPEASSEPSINPLDELPGEVEMSIFDHLEELRQRIFYSLIVVVVGVVGCFIVVKPLVQLLEVPAKGVKFLQLAPGEFFFVSMKVAAYGGLILATPFILYQIIQFVLPGLTVRERRLVIPVVLGSSFLFVAGLAFSYLALIPAALQFFINYGADVVEQIWSIDKYFEFVLLLLFTTGLAFQVPVIQILLAILGIVSSQMMLKGWRYVIMAAVILGAVLTPSTDPLTQSLLAGAVLGLYFGGIGLVKLIGK, encoded by the coding sequence ATGACCTCTTCACAAGACGTAGATACCATAAATTCCCCTGATTTAGACCCCGAAGCATCTAGCGAACCATCTATTAACCCGCTTGATGAATTACCCGGTGAAGTAGAAATGTCCATTTTTGACCACCTGGAGGAATTGCGGCAGAGAATTTTCTACTCCCTCATAGTGGTAGTAGTGGGCGTTGTCGGTTGTTTTATCGTAGTTAAACCCCTAGTGCAGTTACTAGAAGTTCCCGCAAAAGGTGTTAAATTTCTGCAATTAGCTCCAGGAGAATTTTTCTTTGTCTCTATGAAAGTCGCCGCTTACGGTGGTTTAATCTTGGCTACTCCCTTCATTCTTTATCAAATTATCCAGTTTGTACTTCCCGGTCTCACAGTGCGAGAACGGCGGTTAGTCATTCCTGTGGTACTGGGGTCAAGTTTCCTATTTGTAGCTGGTTTGGCTTTTTCATATCTAGCACTCATCCCTGCCGCTTTGCAATTCTTCATTAACTATGGTGCTGATGTTGTTGAGCAGATTTGGTCAATTGATAAGTATTTTGAATTTGTGCTGTTATTGTTATTCACCACAGGACTAGCATTTCAAGTTCCAGTGATTCAAATTTTGCTGGCTATTTTGGGAATAGTCTCTTCACAGATGATGTTAAAAGGTTGGCGTTATGTAATTATGGCAGCAGTAATTTTAGGAGCAGTGCTGACACCTTCTACAGACCCTCTTACCCAAAGTCTTTTAGCAGGTGCAGTTTTAGGACTATATTTTGGGGGGATTGGACTAGTCAAACTCATCGGCAAATAA
- a CDS encoding aldose epimerase codes for MFTIDIQEQQYKTYILSDKTAGTQIEVVPERGGIITRWLVQGQEIFYLDAERFTHPDLSVRGGNPILFPLCGNLPDNTYSVDGKEYTIKQHGFARELPWTATQQHTEDKASLTVVLTSNEETKAVYPFDFQLAFTYELQGNTLTVRQEYKNLSSTPMPFSAGFHPYFLCGDKNQLEVELPSTRYQDNKTKEFNTFNGKFDFNQDEIDFAFGGLTSKSASVTDNSRKLKLTLDYDDFSTWLVFWTVKGKEFYCLEPWSATRNAFNTGENLTVLAPGASCTASFGLTANLF; via the coding sequence ATGTTTACCATTGACATTCAAGAACAACAATACAAAACCTACATCCTGTCTGATAAAACCGCTGGTACACAAATAGAAGTTGTCCCAGAAAGAGGCGGTATCATCACTCGTTGGCTGGTGCAAGGTCAAGAAATATTTTACCTAGACGCTGAACGCTTTACTCATCCTGATTTGAGCGTCAGGGGTGGCAATCCAATTTTGTTTCCACTTTGCGGTAACTTACCTGATAATACTTACAGCGTTGATGGAAAAGAGTATACTATTAAACAACATGGCTTTGCTCGTGAATTGCCTTGGACAGCAACACAACAACACACAGAAGATAAAGCTAGTCTGACTGTAGTTCTCACCAGCAATGAGGAAACAAAGGCAGTTTATCCTTTTGATTTTCAATTGGCTTTTACCTACGAACTCCAAGGTAATACTTTAACGGTGCGTCAGGAATATAAAAATCTGTCATCTACACCCATGCCATTTTCCGCTGGTTTCCACCCTTACTTCCTCTGCGGTGATAAAAATCAGCTAGAAGTGGAACTTCCTTCTACACGATATCAAGATAACAAAACTAAGGAATTTAACACCTTTAACGGCAAATTCGATTTTAACCAAGATGAAATTGATTTTGCCTTTGGGGGACTTACCAGTAAATCTGCTTCTGTGACAGATAACAGCCGCAAGTTGAAGCTAACCCTGGACTACGATGATTTCTCTACCTGGTTGGTTTTCTGGACTGTTAAGGGCAAAGAATTTTACTGTCTAGAGCCTTGGAGTGCCACCCGCAATGCTTTCAACACTGGTGAAAACCTGACGGTGTTAGCTCCAGGAGCTAGTTGTACTGCTTCTTTTGGGTTAACGGCAAATCTTTTCTAA
- the pdhA gene encoding pyruvate dehydrogenase (acetyl-transferring) E1 component subunit alpha → MAQERALPTFNTATVQITKEEGLGLYEDMTLGRLFEDKCAEMYYRGKMFGFVHLYNGQEAVCSGIVKGAMRPGEDFVSSTYRDHVHALSAGVPAREVMAELFGKATGCSKGRGGSMHMFSAEHRLLGGYAFVAEGIPVAAGAAFQSKYRREVLGDKNADQVTACFFGDGAANNGQFFETLNMAALWKLPILFVVENNKWAIGMSHERATSQPEIYKKASVFNMVGVEVDGMDVLAVRQVAQEAVARARAGEGPTLIEAMTYRFRGHSLADPDEMRSKEEKEFWFARDPIKKLAAYLLEQNLATEAELKDVEKKIQAVIDESVRFAESSPEPDPSELYRFIFAEDV, encoded by the coding sequence ATGGCTCAAGAGCGCGCATTACCCACATTTAATACTGCCACAGTCCAAATCACCAAAGAAGAAGGACTAGGCTTATACGAAGACATGACATTAGGGCGTTTGTTTGAAGATAAATGTGCCGAAATGTACTATAGAGGGAAAATGTTTGGTTTTGTCCACTTATACAATGGACAGGAAGCAGTTTGTAGTGGCATTGTCAAAGGTGCAATGCGTCCCGGTGAAGACTTCGTTTCCAGTACCTACCGTGACCACGTTCATGCTTTGAGTGCAGGAGTCCCAGCACGAGAGGTAATGGCAGAATTATTTGGGAAAGCCACAGGTTGCAGTAAAGGGCGCGGTGGTTCAATGCATATGTTTTCCGCCGAACACCGATTATTAGGTGGTTATGCTTTCGTAGCTGAAGGTATTCCTGTGGCTGCTGGTGCTGCTTTTCAATCTAAATACCGTCGGGAAGTTCTCGGAGATAAAAACGCTGACCAAGTAACCGCTTGCTTCTTTGGTGACGGGGCTGCTAACAACGGTCAATTTTTCGAGACATTGAATATGGCGGCTTTATGGAAACTGCCAATTCTATTTGTGGTAGAAAATAATAAATGGGCAATTGGTATGTCTCACGAACGGGCAACTTCCCAACCAGAAATTTACAAAAAAGCCAGTGTGTTTAACATGGTGGGCGTGGAAGTAGATGGAATGGATGTTTTAGCAGTGCGACAAGTGGCTCAAGAAGCCGTAGCCCGCGCTCGTGCTGGAGAAGGTCCAACCCTGATTGAAGCTATGACCTATCGCTTCCGGGGTCATTCCCTGGCTGACCCAGACGAAATGCGAAGCAAAGAAGAAAAAGAATTTTGGTTTGCTCGTGACCCCATTAAAAAGTTAGCTGCTTATTTGCTAGAACAAAATCTAGCCACAGAAGCAGAACTCAAAGATGTGGAAAAGAAAATTCAGGCTGTAATTGACGAATCAGTTAGATTTGCTGAAAGTAGCCCTGAACCAGACCCTAGTGAGTTATATCGCTTCATTTTTGCCGAAGACGTGTAA
- a CDS encoding glycosyltransferase family 2 protein, translating into MPSINFFPKPTISIVLSTYNRAKYLTDCINSVLQQTFQDFELVIVDDGSQDNTFEIVNGYLQKFNNIRYLKHQNRKLAYARNAGIQASFGSYITFIDSDDTYKPNHLESRIEFMKCHPEIDLIEGGWEIKEEFFVADYFQPDQVISIRECIAGGTFFGKRHIFFELKGFNYITYGEDVDLWNRAEKTFKTAKIKQPETYIYNRTEDSITKTFLDKISSSN; encoded by the coding sequence ATGCCTAGTATAAATTTTTTTCCAAAACCCACGATCTCCATTGTGCTATCTACCTACAATCGGGCAAAATACTTAACCGATTGCATAAATAGTGTATTGCAACAAACCTTTCAGGATTTTGAATTAGTCATAGTTGACGATGGTAGCCAAGATAATACTTTTGAAATTGTCAATGGTTACTTACAAAAATTTAATAATATTCGTTATCTTAAACATCAAAATCGTAAATTGGCTTATGCCAGAAATGCAGGTATTCAAGCATCCTTCGGCAGTTATATCACATTTATTGACAGTGATGATACATATAAACCTAATCATCTAGAATCACGAATAGAATTTATGAAATGTCATCCGGAAATTGACTTGATTGAAGGTGGATGGGAAATTAAAGAAGAATTTTTCGTTGCTGATTATTTTCAACCCGATCAAGTAATTAGTATTAGAGAGTGTATTGCTGGTGGAACATTTTTTGGGAAAAGACACATATTTTTTGAATTAAAGGGATTTAATTATATTACTTATGGAGAGGATGTAGATTTGTGGAATCGTGCGGAAAAAACTTTTAAAACTGCAAAAATCAAACAGCCAGAAACCTATATTTATAATAGGACAGAAGATAGTATTACTAAAACTTTTTTAGATAAAATATCCTCTAGTAATTAA
- a CDS encoding glycosyltransferase: MNQNQLIQRELNQDIRSTELYPKITVVMPVYNSEKYLDTAIKSILNQTFTNFEFIIVDDASTDSSVEIINSYQDQRIKLIQNNVNQGIPISRNKSLAASSGEYIAILDSDDYAYPSRLAEQLEFMENNPDFGMVGSWVELMDENGDLTGEVWNEEEPNQKIPCRLLFHNYFAQSAVFLRRSALDAVEINGEFYRKDYPNAQDYDLWVRISRKFKVWNLPKVLIKYRVHSNCISLKAANLVESLTCKIVTDQINQLGIQPTAKELALHRQIGAYDPKEIDPSIEYMKEVANWLTMLRNANHKIGLYDHHHFNQVLDDLRLKNLRV, translated from the coding sequence ATTAATCAAAATCAGCTTATTCAGCGAGAGTTAAATCAGGACATAAGAAGTACAGAATTATATCCTAAAATTACAGTTGTTATGCCAGTATACAATAGTGAAAAATATCTTGACACAGCCATAAAAAGTATTTTAAATCAAACTTTTACGAATTTTGAATTTATCATTGTAGATGATGCTTCAACAGATAGCAGCGTAGAAATTATCAATTCTTATCAAGATCAACGGATTAAATTAATTCAAAATAATGTCAATCAAGGGATTCCAATCAGTAGAAATAAATCTTTAGCAGCATCATCAGGTGAATACATTGCTATTCTAGATAGTGATGATTATGCTTATCCATCTAGGTTAGCAGAACAGCTTGAGTTTATGGAAAACAACCCAGACTTTGGTATGGTTGGTTCTTGGGTGGAATTAATGGATGAAAATGGTGATTTGACTGGTGAAGTATGGAATGAAGAAGAACCTAATCAAAAAATTCCCTGTAGGTTGCTATTCCATAACTATTTTGCTCAGTCAGCGGTTTTTCTCAGAAGAAGTGCTTTAGATGCGGTGGAAATCAATGGAGAGTTTTACAGAAAAGATTATCCCAATGCTCAAGATTACGATCTATGGGTAAGAATATCCAGAAAATTCAAAGTTTGGAATCTGCCCAAAGTTTTGATTAAGTACCGTGTACATTCTAATTGTATAAGTCTCAAAGCAGCAAATTTAGTTGAAAGCTTGACCTGTAAAATAGTTACTGATCAAATTAATCAGTTAGGTATTCAACCTACGGCTAAAGAATTAGCATTACATAGACAGATAGGAGCATACGATCCAAAAGAAATTGATCCATCTATAGAGTACATGAAAGAAGTAGCAAATTGGTTGACCATGCTCAGAAATGCTAATCACAAAATTGGGTTATATGATCATCATCACTTTAATCAAGTTCTAGACGATTTACGATTAAAGAATCTCCGCGTCTAA
- a CDS encoding tryptophan-rich sensory protein, which produces MQQSDSRNHHDFIRQLITLVAIVGSFVVNVASNIFPLNGLSIGAISNTLFKDVLIIPANYAFVVWGLIYLGLFVLGGYQFLPQKKKDKDLRKIGYLLVIACVAQSIWVYLFLSRLFALSVIAMLAILVPLIIIYRVLGSSKKRASSRKKLCLHTPVSIYLSWISVATVVNVACALYFHGWNGWGINSQVWTMIMLVVATTIATVIVISYRDFAYTGVTIWALIAIAIKHSNIEILMNLSIFLAAILMFIVIIQSWRN; this is translated from the coding sequence ATGCAGCAATCTGATTCTCGAAATCACCACGATTTTATCCGTCAACTGATAACTTTAGTCGCTATTGTCGGTTCTTTCGTGGTAAATGTAGCATCAAATATTTTTCCCCTCAATGGACTCAGTATAGGGGCAATTTCTAATACTTTATTTAAAGATGTGCTGATTATCCCTGCTAACTATGCTTTTGTGGTGTGGGGACTGATTTATTTAGGTTTATTCGTTTTAGGAGGTTATCAATTTCTCCCCCAGAAGAAAAAGGATAAAGATTTACGTAAGATAGGATATTTACTGGTTATTGCCTGTGTTGCTCAAAGTATTTGGGTATATTTATTTTTATCTAGACTTTTTGCCCTTTCTGTCATAGCAATGTTAGCTATTTTAGTGCCGCTGATCATTATTTATCGTGTTTTAGGCAGTAGCAAAAAGCGTGCATCTTCCAGAAAAAAGTTATGTTTACATACTCCTGTGAGTATTTATTTGAGTTGGATTAGTGTCGCTACTGTAGTTAATGTAGCTTGCGCGCTCTATTTTCATGGTTGGAATGGTTGGGGGATTAATAGTCAGGTATGGACTATGATCATGTTGGTGGTAGCTACAACAATTGCTACTGTGATTGTCATCAGCTATCGGGATTTTGCTTATACTGGGGTGACAATTTGGGCATTAATAGCGATCGCTATTAAACACAGTAATATTGAAATATTGATGAATCTATCTATATTTTTGGCAGCTATACTGATGTTTATAGTGATAATTCAAAGTTGGCGTAATTAA
- a CDS encoding 2Fe-2S iron-sulfur cluster binding domain-containing protein — protein MQINFLPDNITVNAEVGEPLLDVAERAGVSIPTGCLMGTCHACTVELDDGEIIRACITAVPLRQDKLIVHLFSDPTW, from the coding sequence ATGCAAATTAATTTTTTACCAGATAATATTACTGTTAATGCCGAAGTAGGAGAACCGTTGTTAGATGTCGCGGAACGGGCTGGAGTATCAATTCCTACGGGCTGCCTGATGGGAACTTGTCACGCTTGTACAGTAGAATTAGATGATGGAGAAATTATCCGGGCTTGCATTACCGCAGTTCCATTGAGACAAGATAAACTAATAGTACATCTTTTTAGTGATCCAACTTGGTAA
- a CDS encoding type I restriction endonuclease subunit R, producing MQTIAVTDAITTIAEAEKRFGLSRSESHDFFTEWNHKLPEINSDDQTNLEILWKRYIYHRSGGHLLEATVMLLLVSPLLTVAGLYDPPFWIKAEESVQIIIADSEETLQGRIDILILRDQLWIIVLESKKTMLSVWSALPQTLAYLMANPHRNYPMFGMLTNGDDIVFVKIENQKYGISRVFAPLTAQGELEIACRVLRKIAEICKQSI from the coding sequence ATGCAAACAATAGCTGTTACTGATGCTATCACGACGATTGCTGAGGCTGAAAAAAGATTTGGGTTAAGTCGTAGTGAATCCCACGATTTTTTTACAGAATGGAATCACAAACTACCTGAAATCAATTCTGATGACCAGACTAACTTAGAAATTTTATGGAAACGTTATATTTATCATCGCTCTGGTGGACATCTATTAGAAGCTACAGTAATGTTATTACTGGTTTCTCCATTACTAACCGTCGCTGGTTTGTATGATCCACCCTTTTGGATTAAAGCTGAAGAATCAGTCCAGATAATAATCGCTGATAGTGAAGAAACTCTACAAGGTAGAATAGATATTTTAATATTACGCGATCAGTTATGGATAATTGTTTTAGAGTCCAAAAAAACTATGTTATCTGTGTGGTCAGCATTACCACAGACTCTAGCTTATCTTATGGCTAATCCTCATCGAAATTATCCCATGTTTGGAATGTTAACTAATGGTGATGATATTGTTTTTGTAAAAATAGAAAATCAAAAATATGGAATTTCTAGAGTATTTGCACCTTTAACTGCCCAAGGTGAATTAGAAATTGCTTGTAGAGTTCTACGTAAGATAGCAGAAATTTGTAAACAGAGTATCTAA
- the lnt gene encoding apolipoprotein N-acyltransferase: MGATVAPIGAWFLAWIAHVPLWILIIKYTSKTDPPAPHPLLPALLWGIGYHGVALSWITGIHPMDWLGVPWLPSLTITLLCWAFISLWGGILVSIWAALMVRLDKGNPLLRILIGTALWCGLESLWSASPLWWSALAYTQSPQNLVILHLGQLSGPNTVTAVIVAFNGLIAEFLTQQTSKTSASGRFVNSYLILAITLLITSHFIGFILYSNPLNPIPSTALKIGIIQGNIPNKIKVLPQGLRQAITGYTQGYLSLTNQDAQAVLIPEAAIPIFSRDLSQTPLLAAIKEKGVIGWIGAFGEKGSSYTNSLFTVLGNGEITSRYDKSKLVPLGEYIPFENILGGIIQRLSPLEAHQVPGKANQTFDTPFGRAIIGICYESAFAENFRYQANKGGKFILSSSNDAHYTAAMADQHHAQDIMRAIETDRWAVRATNTGYSGFINPHGQTLWKSAYDTYQIHAETIYPRQTQTLYVRWGDWLTPLFLLLSALIWVL; this comes from the coding sequence ATGGGTGCAACCGTCGCCCCTATTGGTGCATGGTTCTTAGCCTGGATTGCCCATGTACCCCTATGGATACTAATTATTAAATATACATCCAAAACAGATCCCCCTGCCCCCCACCCCCTGCTCCCTGCCCTGCTTTGGGGTATCGGTTATCACGGAGTAGCCTTATCGTGGATCACTGGTATTCACCCTATGGATTGGTTGGGTGTACCTTGGTTGCCCAGTTTAACTATCACCTTATTATGTTGGGCATTTATTAGCCTCTGGGGTGGAATCTTAGTCTCTATTTGGGCAGCTTTAATGGTGCGTCTAGACAAGGGAAACCCTTTGTTACGTATCCTCATTGGTACAGCCCTTTGGTGTGGTTTAGAAAGTCTTTGGAGTGCCAGTCCTCTTTGGTGGAGTGCTTTGGCTTACACTCAATCACCGCAAAATCTCGTAATTCTTCATTTAGGACAACTTTCTGGTCCTAATACTGTCACTGCGGTAATTGTGGCATTTAATGGCTTAATTGCGGAATTTCTCACCCAACAGACCTCAAAAACCTCTGCGTCTGGGCGGTTTGTTAACTCTTACCTAATACTAGCAATCACACTATTAATCACTTCCCATTTTATCGGCTTCATTCTCTACAGTAACCCCCTAAATCCCATCCCCAGCACAGCTTTAAAAATCGGGATTATTCAAGGAAATATTCCTAATAAAATTAAGGTTCTTCCTCAAGGTTTGCGTCAAGCGATTACGGGTTACACTCAAGGATATTTAAGTTTAACTAATCAAGATGCTCAAGCCGTTCTGATCCCGGAAGCCGCTATCCCTATTTTTTCCCGTGATTTATCACAAACTCCTTTACTGGCTGCTATTAAAGAAAAGGGTGTCATAGGTTGGATAGGTGCTTTTGGTGAAAAAGGAAGTAGTTATACAAATAGTTTATTTACTGTTCTTGGGAATGGAGAAATTACCAGCCGTTACGATAAATCTAAACTTGTACCCTTAGGAGAATATATTCCTTTTGAAAATATTTTAGGGGGAATTATTCAACGTTTATCACCACTAGAAGCACATCAAGTTCCGGGTAAGGCTAATCAAACTTTTGATACCCCTTTTGGCAGGGCAATTATTGGTATTTGTTATGAATCTGCGTTTGCGGAAAACTTCCGTTATCAAGCCAATAAGGGTGGAAAATTTATTCTCAGTTCTTCCAATGATGCCCATTATACTGCTGCAATGGCAGATCAACATCATGCCCAGGATATCATGCGGGCAATTGAAACTGATCGATGGGCTGTGAGGGCAACAAATACAGGTTATTCAGGATTTATTAATCCTCATGGGCAAACTCTCTGGAAATCGGCTTATGATACCTATCAAATCCACGCAGAAACTATTTATCCTCGTCAAACCCAGACTTTATATGTCCGTTGGGGTGATTGGTTAACGCCTTTATTCTTGCTTCTAAGTGCTTTAATTTGGGTTTTGTGA